A window of the Ostrea edulis chromosome 1, xbOstEdul1.1, whole genome shotgun sequence genome harbors these coding sequences:
- the LOC125664054 gene encoding uncharacterized protein LOC125664054 isoform X2 — protein sequence MKFCLAVLCLGVVFAANHHGLTLDQIAQMVVAKMDQNADGNLTVDEMNNEFVVHYDHDGNSCVSSHEFVHQWSHDYHDDHHASENMFSHLDITSDQCLSKDDLVMHHMAMDINNDNTVTSAEFTEWLHHICQVTLLKENEYFCGNKPADIVVLLDSSNSIWNPNFRTQINFVKNVTAMFDIGINTTRVGVVTYNTDVVEEIGLGDYTDKTDLLLALENIQQREGYDTNTFQAISYMRKRMFKRTFRERGHAAKIGIIVTDGQSSNVLLTVWEAAKTKRRGIRLFAIGIGYNTNPRELKGIASKPESDHVFKIDNFGALESIKQILAVRTCEVIPETTTTTTTTTTTTAPTTTTTPTTTTPTTTTTPTTTTTPTTTTTPTTTTTPTTTTTPTTTTTPTTTTTPTTTTTPTTTTTPTTTTTPTTTTTPTTTTTPTTTTTPTTTTTPTTTTTPTTTTTPTTTTTPTTTTTTPTTTTIPTTTTTPTTTTTPTTTTTPTTTTTPTTTTTPTTTTTPTKTTMPTTTTTPTTTTTPTTTTTPTTTTTPTTTTTPTTTTTPTTTTTPTTTTTPTTTTTPTTTTTPTTTTTPTTTTTPTTTTTPTTTTTPTTTTTSTTTTTPATTTTPTTTPTTTETPTTKLTTTTIPTTTTTSLLQYVRQACSGDKNDVMIAIDSSNNVRNYEFNLQLKFVAALARNMNHLKHSTHIGAISYSNAISNIVSLGESQNIHYIEGKLDNTNRTFGRGRVNEAIRYIRTKGFRRSSIRKDATQIGIIITASPGTYIHKTKRQATKARDTGIILIAVGLGDIKVEELKAISGTSDGSLQYHLPSARYLFGNLANLAFEICKIDRNSVKALSDKSCGSRQEADFMFMLDSVNAGKTNTRKTLAFIQDLLKDVDVSPRKVRVGVMSTEPECKKDFTGFNLNTYKHNKKINRALERVKGADVSAVLKKLRKTMISRAKGGRKGAKKIAILFIDEGLEDPVKAFLEANRASIQGIEVYVVKIGKGLAYESDRLQQIMSDEGFKQNNVYHISNYDDLPNIKQKIWYNICDEL from the exons ATGAAGTTCTGCCTGGCAGTTTTGTGTCTTGGAGTAGTATTTGC GGCTAACCATCATGGCCTGACATTGGACCAGATCGCCCAGATGGTCGTCGCAAAGATGGACCAAAACGCTGATGGAAATTTAACTGTAGACGAAATGAACAACGAATTTGTTGTACACTATGACCACGACG GAAACTCTTGTGTCAGCAGCCATGAGTTTGTGCACCAGTGGAGTCATGACTACCATGACGACCATCATGCTTCAGAGAACATGTTCTCTCACCTGGACATAACTAGTGACCAATGCTTGAGTAAAGACGATCTAGTGATGCATCATATGGCAATGGACATTAACA ATGATAACACTGTGACTTCTGCGGAATTCACCGAATGGCTACATCAT ATCTGTCAAGTGACTCTTTTAAAAG aaAATGAGTATTTTTGTGGAAATAAGCCAGCAGATATCGTTGTTTTACTTGACTCTTCCAACAGCATATGGAATCCAAATTTTCGAACACAGATTAACTTCGTGAAAAATGTGACCGCCATGTTCGACATTGGAATCAACACAACTCGCGTTGGTGTCGTGACCTACAATACGGACGTCGTAGAGGAAATAGGACTAGGGGACTACACTGACAAAACAGATCTCTTACTGGCCCTAGAAAACATACAACAAAGGGAGGGGTACGATACAAACACATTTCAAGCAATTTCATACATGCGCAAACGTATGTTTAAACGCACATTCCGAGAGAGAGGGCACGCCGCCAAAATAGGAATTATTGTCACTGATGGCCAGTCCTCTAACGTTCTATTGACTGTGTGGGAAGCTGCAAAAACCAAGCGGAGGGGCATCCGTCTGTTCGCCATTGGTATTGGTTATAACACCAATCCACGGGAACTTAAAGGAATTGCTAGTAAACCTGAAAGTGACCATGTTTTCAAAATCGACAATTTTGGAGCCTTGGAGTCTATCAAACAGATATTGGCGGTCCGTACCTGTGAag TAATACCAGAAACCACGACTACGACTACAACCACTACAACAACCACAGCACCTACTACAACGACTACACCAACTACAACCACGCCTACTACAACAACCACGCCTACTACTACAACCACGCCTACTACTACAACAACGCCTACTACAACAACCACGCCTACTACTACAACAACGCCTACTACAACAACCACGCCTACTACAACAACCACGCCTACTACTACAACCACGCCTACTACTACAACAACGCCTACTACAACAACCACGCCTACTACAACAACCACGCCTACTACAACAACCACACCTACTACTACAACCACGCCTACTACAACAACCACACCTACTACTACAACAACGCCTACTACAACAACAACGCCTACTACTACAACAACGCCTACTACAACAACCACTACACCTACAACTACAACAATACCTACTACAACGACAACACCAACTACGACCACGACACCTACTACAACGACTACGCCTACTACAACCACAACACCCACTACAACCACAACACCTACTACAACAACCACGCCTACTAAAACAACCATGCCCACTACAACCACAACACCTACAACTACCACCACACCTACTACAACAACCACGCCTACTACAACAACCACGCCTACTACAACTACAACACCTACTACAACAACCACGCCTACTACAACTACAACACCTACTACAACGACCACGCCTACTACAACGACCACGCCTACTACAACCACCACACCTACTACAACCACAACACCCACTACTACCACCACACCTACTACAACCACCACACCCACTACAACCACCACACCTACAACTACCACCACATCTACTACAACCACCACACCTGCTACAACAACCACgcctactacaacaccaacgaCTACGGAAACTCCTACAACTAAGCTTACGACAACTACAATCCCTACGACAACAACGACCTCATTACTACAATATGTGAGACAAG CATGTTCCGGTGACAAAAACGATGTTATGATAGCTATCGATTCATCAAACAACGTTCGGAACTACGAATTCAATTTACAACTTAAATTCGTGGCTGCCTTAGCGAGAAATATGAACCATTTAAAGCACAGTACCCATATAGGTGCAATATCCTATAGCAATGCCATAAGTAATATTGTAAGTCTTGGCGAATCGCAAAATATCCATTATATCGAAGGAAAGTTAGATAATACGAACAGAACTTTTGGTAGAGGTAGAGTAAACGAGGCTATCCGATACATAAGGACAAAAGGTTTCCGAAGAAGTTCAATCAGAAAGGACGCCACACAAATTGGAATCATCATAACAGCTAGTCCTGGAACATACATCCATAAAACAAAGAGGCAGGCAACAAAGGCAAGGGACACTGGGATTATTTTGATAGCTGTTGGTTTAGGAGACATCAAAGTGGAAGAGTTAAAAGCTATATCCGGTACGTCGGACGGAAGTCTACAGTACCACCTTCCTTCCGCAAGATACCTGTTTGGAAACCTGGCAAATCTAGCTTTTGAAATCTGCAAAA TTGATAGGAATTCAGTTAAGGCGTTATCGGATAAAT catGTGGTTCACGCCAGGAGGCGGATTTCATGTTTATGTTGGATAGTGTAAATGCCGGGAAAACTAACACCCGGAAAACTTTAGCTTTTATACAAGACTTATTGAAGGATGTGGATGTAAGCCCACGAAAGGTGCGAGTAGGTGTCATGTCAACCGAACCAGAGTGCAAGAAGGACTTCACTGGATTTAACCTTAACACGTACAAACACAATAAGAAAATTAACCGCGCTTTGGAAAGGGTCAAAGGTGCTGATGTATCAGCAGTGttgaaaaaattgagaaaaactATGATTTCACGAGCTAAAGGTGGAAGAAAAGGAGCAAAAAAGATTGCCATTTTGTTTATAGATGAGGGTCTGGAGGACCCGGTAAAAGCCTTCTTAGAAGCAAATAGAGCCAGCATTCAGGGGATAGAAGTATACGTCGTGAAAATTGGCAAAGGTCTTGCATATGAAAGCGATAGGCTCCAACAAATAATGAGTGATGAGGGTTTTAAACAGAACAACGTCTACCATATCTCGAATTACGATGACCTTCCCAACATCAAACAGAAGATTTGGTACAATATCTGTGATG AGCTCTGA
- the LOC125664054 gene encoding uncharacterized protein LOC125664054 isoform X1, which yields MEHLRPVALLVLLVPVAICQVTLLKENEYFCGNKPADIVVLLDSSNSIWNPNFRTQINFVKNVTAMFDIGINTTRVGVVTYNTDVVEEIGLGDYTDKTDLLLALENIQQREGYDTNTFQAISYMRKRMFKRTFRERGHAAKIGIIVTDGQSSNVLLTVWEAAKTKRRGIRLFAIGIGYNTNPRELKGIASKPESDHVFKIDNFGALESIKQILAVRTCEVIPETTTTTTTTTTTTAPTTTTTPTTTTPTTTTTPTTTTTPTTTTTPTTTTTPTTTTTPTTTTTPTTTTTPTTTTTPTTTTTPTTTTTPTTTTTPTTTTTPTTTTTPTTTTTPTTTTTPTTTTTPTTTTTPTTTTTTPTTTTIPTTTTTPTTTTTPTTTTTPTTTTTPTTTTTPTTTTTPTKTTMPTTTTTPTTTTTPTTTTTPTTTTTPTTTTTPTTTTTPTTTTTPTTTTTPTTTTTPTTTTTPTTTTTPTTTTTPTTTTTPTTTTTPTTTTTSTTTTTPATTTTPTTTPTTTETPTTKLTTTTIPTTTTTSLLQYVRQACSGDKNDVMIAIDSSNNVRNYEFNLQLKFVAALARNMNHLKHSTHIGAISYSNAISNIVSLGESQNIHYIEGKLDNTNRTFGRGRVNEAIRYIRTKGFRRSSIRKDATQIGIIITASPGTYIHKTKRQATKARDTGIILIAVGLGDIKVEELKAISGTSDGSLQYHLPSARYLFGNLANLAFEICKIDRNSVKALSDKSCGSRQEADFMFMLDSVNAGKTNTRKTLAFIQDLLKDVDVSPRKVRVGVMSTEPECKKDFTGFNLNTYKHNKKINRALERVKGADVSAVLKKLRKTMISRAKGGRKGAKKIAILFIDEGLEDPVKAFLEANRASIQGIEVYVVKIGKGLAYESDRLQQIMSDEGFKQNNVYHISNYDDLPNIKQKIWYNICDEL from the exons ATGGAACATCTTAGACCAGTAGCGTTGCTGGTCCTGCTAGTTCCTGTGGCg ATCTGTCAAGTGACTCTTTTAAAAG aaAATGAGTATTTTTGTGGAAATAAGCCAGCAGATATCGTTGTTTTACTTGACTCTTCCAACAGCATATGGAATCCAAATTTTCGAACACAGATTAACTTCGTGAAAAATGTGACCGCCATGTTCGACATTGGAATCAACACAACTCGCGTTGGTGTCGTGACCTACAATACGGACGTCGTAGAGGAAATAGGACTAGGGGACTACACTGACAAAACAGATCTCTTACTGGCCCTAGAAAACATACAACAAAGGGAGGGGTACGATACAAACACATTTCAAGCAATTTCATACATGCGCAAACGTATGTTTAAACGCACATTCCGAGAGAGAGGGCACGCCGCCAAAATAGGAATTATTGTCACTGATGGCCAGTCCTCTAACGTTCTATTGACTGTGTGGGAAGCTGCAAAAACCAAGCGGAGGGGCATCCGTCTGTTCGCCATTGGTATTGGTTATAACACCAATCCACGGGAACTTAAAGGAATTGCTAGTAAACCTGAAAGTGACCATGTTTTCAAAATCGACAATTTTGGAGCCTTGGAGTCTATCAAACAGATATTGGCGGTCCGTACCTGTGAag TAATACCAGAAACCACGACTACGACTACAACCACTACAACAACCACAGCACCTACTACAACGACTACACCAACTACAACCACGCCTACTACAACAACCACGCCTACTACTACAACCACGCCTACTACTACAACAACGCCTACTACAACAACCACGCCTACTACTACAACAACGCCTACTACAACAACCACGCCTACTACAACAACCACGCCTACTACTACAACCACGCCTACTACTACAACAACGCCTACTACAACAACCACGCCTACTACAACAACCACGCCTACTACAACAACCACACCTACTACTACAACCACGCCTACTACAACAACCACACCTACTACTACAACAACGCCTACTACAACAACAACGCCTACTACTACAACAACGCCTACTACAACAACCACTACACCTACAACTACAACAATACCTACTACAACGACAACACCAACTACGACCACGACACCTACTACAACGACTACGCCTACTACAACCACAACACCCACTACAACCACAACACCTACTACAACAACCACGCCTACTAAAACAACCATGCCCACTACAACCACAACACCTACAACTACCACCACACCTACTACAACAACCACGCCTACTACAACAACCACGCCTACTACAACTACAACACCTACTACAACAACCACGCCTACTACAACTACAACACCTACTACAACGACCACGCCTACTACAACGACCACGCCTACTACAACCACCACACCTACTACAACCACAACACCCACTACTACCACCACACCTACTACAACCACCACACCCACTACAACCACCACACCTACAACTACCACCACATCTACTACAACCACCACACCTGCTACAACAACCACgcctactacaacaccaacgaCTACGGAAACTCCTACAACTAAGCTTACGACAACTACAATCCCTACGACAACAACGACCTCATTACTACAATATGTGAGACAAG CATGTTCCGGTGACAAAAACGATGTTATGATAGCTATCGATTCATCAAACAACGTTCGGAACTACGAATTCAATTTACAACTTAAATTCGTGGCTGCCTTAGCGAGAAATATGAACCATTTAAAGCACAGTACCCATATAGGTGCAATATCCTATAGCAATGCCATAAGTAATATTGTAAGTCTTGGCGAATCGCAAAATATCCATTATATCGAAGGAAAGTTAGATAATACGAACAGAACTTTTGGTAGAGGTAGAGTAAACGAGGCTATCCGATACATAAGGACAAAAGGTTTCCGAAGAAGTTCAATCAGAAAGGACGCCACACAAATTGGAATCATCATAACAGCTAGTCCTGGAACATACATCCATAAAACAAAGAGGCAGGCAACAAAGGCAAGGGACACTGGGATTATTTTGATAGCTGTTGGTTTAGGAGACATCAAAGTGGAAGAGTTAAAAGCTATATCCGGTACGTCGGACGGAAGTCTACAGTACCACCTTCCTTCCGCAAGATACCTGTTTGGAAACCTGGCAAATCTAGCTTTTGAAATCTGCAAAA TTGATAGGAATTCAGTTAAGGCGTTATCGGATAAAT catGTGGTTCACGCCAGGAGGCGGATTTCATGTTTATGTTGGATAGTGTAAATGCCGGGAAAACTAACACCCGGAAAACTTTAGCTTTTATACAAGACTTATTGAAGGATGTGGATGTAAGCCCACGAAAGGTGCGAGTAGGTGTCATGTCAACCGAACCAGAGTGCAAGAAGGACTTCACTGGATTTAACCTTAACACGTACAAACACAATAAGAAAATTAACCGCGCTTTGGAAAGGGTCAAAGGTGCTGATGTATCAGCAGTGttgaaaaaattgagaaaaactATGATTTCACGAGCTAAAGGTGGAAGAAAAGGAGCAAAAAAGATTGCCATTTTGTTTATAGATGAGGGTCTGGAGGACCCGGTAAAAGCCTTCTTAGAAGCAAATAGAGCCAGCATTCAGGGGATAGAAGTATACGTCGTGAAAATTGGCAAAGGTCTTGCATATGAAAGCGATAGGCTCCAACAAATAATGAGTGATGAGGGTTTTAAACAGAACAACGTCTACCATATCTCGAATTACGATGACCTTCCCAACATCAAACAGAAGATTTGGTACAATATCTGTGATG AGCTCTGA